Proteins from a genomic interval of Streptomyces sp. Tu6071:
- a CDS encoding iron ABC transporter permease: MTATATRPPVQESTAPVHRGGASAITLGLLLVVVALAVIDIAQGTSDVGLSDVWHAAIGDGDHTSASVVAASRLPRAVAGLVVGLALGAAGRALQTMSRNVLASPDTLAVNAGSYLALALFAVTGVSVPLLASSGVAFVGALAASAVVLGVSGLGTGTVRLVLAGTALALGLDAVTQSLLLLFPQETEGLFQWNQGSIAQNGFDGILQMLPVIAVALLGLLLVSRRLDALALGDDAARGLGVAVGRTRLVVVVLTALLAAAAVTLTGPLGYAGLCAPALVRPLVARYKGFVRTRANIPLAGLVGAGLVLGSDVLLRTFVTADRSTGIPTGTVTSLLGAVFLVVMAVRLKEGGDAQEPERTRIPGRVAYLVTLAVVAAVLVGLVIAGALLGDNVLLLGDLTNWATGRAGSAISFVLDTRVPRVLSALLAGAALALSGTLVQAVTRNPLAEPSVLGVSGGGALGAVLATTAATGIGTWGIAGAAFAGSAAAAVLVFGLAARGGFRQNRVILVGIGVSAATTALIGLVIVLTDPFNAAKALTWLSGSTYGRELPDLLPVGIALLLGGALAVASRRDLDLVSLDDDTPRLLGLPLAPRRFLLLATAVVLTATAVAAAGTIGFVGLVAPHAARALVGRRHARVLPTAVLLGACLVVLADTLGRTVIAPSQLGAGLMTSLVGTPYFIYLLVRTRR; this comes from the coding sequence ATGACCGCGACCGCAACGCGCCCTCCCGTCCAGGAGTCCACCGCCCCCGTGCACCGCGGGGGCGCGTCGGCCATCACGCTGGGGCTCCTCCTCGTCGTCGTGGCCCTCGCCGTCATCGACATCGCGCAGGGCACCTCGGACGTCGGCCTCTCCGACGTGTGGCACGCCGCGATCGGCGACGGCGACCACACCTCCGCCTCCGTCGTCGCCGCCTCACGCCTGCCGCGCGCCGTCGCCGGGCTCGTCGTCGGGCTCGCGCTCGGCGCGGCCGGGCGCGCCCTGCAGACGATGAGCCGCAACGTCCTCGCGTCCCCCGACACGCTCGCGGTCAACGCCGGGTCCTACCTCGCCCTCGCGCTCTTCGCCGTCACCGGCGTCTCCGTCCCGCTCCTCGCCTCCTCGGGCGTCGCCTTCGTCGGCGCGCTCGCCGCCTCCGCCGTCGTCCTCGGCGTCTCCGGACTCGGTACGGGCACGGTCCGCCTCGTCCTCGCCGGCACCGCCCTCGCCCTGGGCCTCGACGCCGTCACGCAGTCCCTCCTGCTCCTCTTCCCGCAGGAGACCGAGGGCCTGTTCCAGTGGAACCAGGGCTCCATCGCGCAGAACGGCTTCGACGGCATCCTCCAGATGCTGCCCGTCATCGCCGTCGCGCTCCTCGGCCTCCTCCTCGTCTCGCGCCGCCTCGACGCGCTCGCCCTCGGCGACGACGCGGCCCGCGGCCTCGGCGTCGCCGTGGGCCGCACCCGGCTCGTCGTCGTCGTGCTCACCGCGCTGCTCGCCGCCGCCGCCGTCACCCTCACCGGGCCGCTCGGCTACGCGGGCCTGTGCGCGCCCGCGCTGGTCCGCCCGCTCGTCGCCCGCTACAAGGGCTTCGTGCGCACCCGCGCGAACATCCCGCTCGCGGGCCTCGTCGGCGCGGGGCTCGTCCTCGGCTCGGACGTCCTGCTCCGTACCTTCGTCACCGCCGACCGCTCCACCGGCATCCCGACCGGCACCGTCACGAGCCTGCTCGGCGCGGTCTTCCTCGTCGTCATGGCGGTACGGCTCAAGGAGGGCGGCGACGCGCAGGAACCCGAGCGCACCCGCATACCGGGGCGCGTCGCGTACCTCGTCACGCTGGCCGTCGTCGCCGCCGTGCTCGTCGGCCTCGTCATCGCCGGAGCCCTCCTCGGCGACAACGTGCTCCTCCTCGGCGACCTCACCAACTGGGCCACGGGCCGCGCGGGCTCCGCGATCTCCTTCGTCCTCGACACCCGCGTCCCGCGCGTCCTCTCCGCACTGCTCGCGGGGGCCGCGCTCGCCCTCTCCGGCACCCTCGTGCAGGCCGTGACCCGCAACCCGCTCGCCGAACCGAGCGTGCTCGGCGTCTCGGGCGGCGGCGCGCTCGGCGCCGTCCTCGCCACGACCGCCGCCACCGGGATCGGCACGTGGGGCATCGCGGGCGCCGCCTTCGCGGGCTCCGCGGCGGCGGCCGTCCTCGTCTTCGGGCTCGCCGCGCGGGGCGGTTTCCGGCAGAACCGGGTGATCCTCGTCGGCATCGGGGTCTCGGCCGCGACGACCGCGCTCATCGGCCTGGTCATCGTCCTGACCGACCCCTTCAACGCGGCCAAGGCCCTGACGTGGCTCTCCGGTTCGACGTACGGGCGTGAGCTGCCCGATCTGCTCCCCGTCGGCATCGCGCTGCTGCTCGGCGGGGCCCTCGCGGTGGCCTCCCGGCGCGACCTCGACCTCGTCTCGCTCGACGACGACACGCCCCGCCTGCTCGGGCTGCCGCTCGCGCCGCGGCGGTTCCTGCTGCTCGCCACGGCGGTCGTCCTGACGGCGACGGCCGTCGCGGCGGCCGGGACGATCGGTTTCGTCGGGCTCGTCGCGCCGCACGCCGCGCGGGCGCTGGTGGGGCGGCGGCACGCGCGGGTCCTGCCGACGGCCGTCCTCCTGGGGGCGTGCCTGGTCGTCCTGGCGGACACCCTGGGACGGACCGTGATCGCGCCCTCGCAGCTGGGGGCGGGGCTGATGACGTCGCTGGTGGGGACGCCGTACTTCATCTACCTGTTGGTACGGACTCGGCGCTAG